Within the Streptomyces sp. YIM 121038 genome, the region CGTCGCCCGCGACTGGGACGTACCGGCGCTGCGCGACACCGCGCCGCCTTCCTGACGGCACAGCGCACGCCCGCCCGCCACCCCCCCCCGACGACGGAACGGAAGACCATGGAACGGCAGATCTTCGACGCCGAGCACGACGCGTTCCGCGAGACCGTGCGCACCTTCCTCGCCAAGGAGGTCCTGCCGCACTACGAGCAGTGGGAGAGCGACGGCATCGTCTCCCGCGACGCCTGGCGCGCGGCGGGCAAGCAGGGCCTGCTCGGCATCGCCGTGCCCGAGGAGCACGGGGGCGGCGGCAACGCCGACTTCCGCTACGCCGCCGTGCTGGCCGAGGAGTTCACCCGGGCGGGTGCCGCGGGCCTGGCCATTGGCCTGCACAACGACATCATCGGCCCGTATCTGACCGGCCTCGCCACCGCGGAGCAGCGGCGGCGCTGGCTGCCCGGCTTCTGCGACGGCTCGCTGATCACCGCCATCGCCATGACGGAGCCCGGCGCGGGCTCCGACCTCCAGGGCATCCGCACGACCGCCGAGGACCGCGGCGACCACTGGCTGCTCAACGGCTCCAAGACGTTCATCTCCAACGGCATCCTCGCCGACCTCGTCATCGTCGTCGCCAAGACCACGCCCGAGGGCGGCGCGCACGGCCTGTCGCTGCTCGTCGTCGAGCGCGGCACGCCCGGCTTCGAGCGCGGCCGCAACCTCGACAAGATCGGCCAGAAGGCCCAGGACACCGCCGAGCTCTTCTTCCACGACGTGCGCGTGCCCAAGGAGAACCTCCTGGGCGAGCTGAACGGCGCGTTCGTCCATCTGATGACGAACCTCGCGCAGGAGCGCATGGGCATCGCCGTCGCCGGGATCGCCGCCGCCGAGCACCTCCTGGAGATCACCAAGGCCTACGTCAAGGAGCGCGAGGCCTTCGGCCGCCCGCTCGCCAGGCTCCAGCACATCCGGTTCGAGATCGCCGAGATGGCCACCGAGTGCGCCGTCACCCGCACGTTCCTGGACCGCTGCATCGTGGATCACTCGAACGGGCAGCTCGACGCGGTGCACGCGTCCATGGCCAAGTGGTGGGCCACGGAGCTGCAGAAGCGGGTCGCCGACCGCTGTCTGCAACTGCACGGGGGATACGGCTACATGACGGAGTACCGCGTGGCGAAGGCGTTCACCGACGGCCGCATCCAGACCATCTACGGCGGCACGACCGAGATCATGAAGGAGATCATCGGCCGCGCCCTCCTCGACTGACCCCCGCCCGCCTCGACCGACCCCCGCCGGACGCCCCCGACTGCCCCCGACCGCCCCGGCGCCCCGCGGCCGACCCGCCGGGCCCCGCCCCGACCGACCCTCCCCCGAAAGGCTTCCCAGTGAGCTCCGAAGCGTACGTGTACGACGCGATCCGCACCCCGCGCGGCCGCGGCAAGGCGAACGGCGCCCTGCACGGCACCAAGCCGATCGACCTCGTCACCGGCCTGATGCGGGAGGTCACCCGCCGTCTGCCGGGCCTCGACCCGGCGGCCGTCGACGACGTCGTCCTCGGTGTCGTCGGGCCGGTCGGCGACCAGGGCTCCGACATCGCGCGGATCGCCGCCATCGCGGCCGGCCTGCCGGACACGGTCGCGGGCGTCCAGGAGAACCGCTTCTGTGCCTCGGGCCTGGAGGCGGTCAACATGGCGGCGATGAAGGTCCGTTCGGGCTGGGAGGACCTGGTCCTCGCCGGGGGCGTCGAGTCCATGTCGCGGGTGCCGATGGCCTCCGACGGCGGCGCCTGGTTCAACGACCCGATGACCAACATCGACACCGGCTTCGTCCCGCAGGGCATCGGCGCCGACCTGATCGCCACCCTGGAGGGCTACACGCGGCGCGACGTCGACGAGTACGCCGCCCTCTCGCAGGAGCGCGCGGCCACCGCCTGGAAGGAGGGCCGCTTCGCGAAGTCCGTCGTGCCGGTGAAGGACCGCAGCGGCCTGACCGTCCTCGACCACGACGAGCACATGCGGCCCGGCACGACCGCCGACACGCTCGCGAAGCTCAAGCCGTCCTTCAAGGACATCGGCGACCTGGGCGGCTTCGACGCCGTCGCGCTGCAGAAGTACCACTGGGTGGAGAAGATCGACCACGTCCACCACGCGGGCAACTCCTCCGGCATCGTCGACGGCGCCGCCCTCGTCGCCATCGGCAACAAGGAGATCGGCGAGCGCTACGGCCTCACCCCGCGCGCCCGCGTCGTCTCCGTGGCCGTCTCCGGGTCCGAGCCCACCATCATGCTCACCGGGCCCGCCCCCGCCACCCGCAAGGCCCTCGCCAAGGCGGGCCTGAGCATCGACGACATCGACCTGGTCGAGATCAACGAAGCCTTCGCCGCGGTCGTCCTGCGCTTCGTCAAGGACATGGGCCTGAGCCTGGACAAGGTCAACGTCAACGGCGGCGCGATCGCCCTCGGCCACCCGCTCGGCGCCACCGGCGCGATGATCCTCGGCACCCTCGTCGACGAACTGGAGCGTCAGGACAAGCGCTACGGCCTCGCCACGCTGTGCGTCGGCGGCGGCATGGGCATCGCGACGATCGTGGAACGTGTGTAACCCCCAGCGGCTCGGACTGCCTTCCAAGACTTCTACGGAGACCACCACATGACCACCGAGAGCACCACCATCCGCTGGGAACAGGACGACACCGGCGTCGTCACCCTGGTCCTCGACGACCCGAACCAGTCCGCGAACACGATGAACCAGGCGTTCAAGGACTCCATCGCCGCGATCGCCGACCGCGCCGAGGCCGAGAAGGACTCCATCCGCGGCATCGTCTACACCTCCGCCAAGAAGACCTTCTTCGCGGGCGGCGACCTCAAGGAAATGATCCAGGTCGGCCCCGAGAACGCCCGGGCCGCCTTCGAGACCGGCACCGCGATCAAGAACTCGCTGCGCCGCATCGAGACCCTCGGCAAGCCCGTCGTCGCCGCCATCAACGGCGCGGCGCTCGGCGGCGGCTACGAGATCGCCCTCGCCAGCCACCACCGGATCGCCCTCGACGCCCCCGGCTCCAAGATCGGCCTGCCCGAGGTCACGCTCGGCCTGCTCCCCGCGGGCGGCGGCGTCACCCGCACCGTCCGCCTCATGGGCATCGCCGACGCCCTCCTGAAGGTGCTCCTCCAGGGCACCCAGTACAGCCCGCGGCGGGCCCTGGAGAACGGCCTCGTGCACGAGGTGGCCGCCACCCCCGAGGAGATGCTGGCCAAGGCCCGCGCCTTCGTCGACGCCCACCCCGAGTCCCAGCAGCCCTGGGACGTGCCCGGCTACCGCATCCCGGGCGGCACCCCGGCCCACCCGAAGTTCGCCGCGAACCTCCCGGCCTTCCCGGCCAACCTCAAGAAGCAGCTGAACGGCGCCCCCTACCCGGCCCCGCGCAACATCCTCGCGGCCGCCGTCGAGGGCTCCCAGGTCGACTTCGAGACCGCCCTGACCATCGAGGCCCGGTACTTCACGGAGCTGGTCACCGGGCAGACCTCGAAGAACATGATCCAGGCCTTCTTCTTCGACCTCCAGGCCGTCAACTCCGGCGCCAACCGCCCCCGGGGCATCGAGCCGCGCCAGGTCCGCAAGGCCGCCGTGCTCGGTGCCGGGATGATGGGCGCGGGCATCGCCTACTCCTGCGCCCGCGCGGGCATCGAGGTCGTCCTCAAGGACGTCTCCGCCGAGGCCGCGGCCAAGGGCAAGGCCTACTCCCAGAAGCTGTGCGAGAAGGCCGTCGCGCGCGGCCGCACCACCCGCGAGAAGGCGGACGCGCTGCTCGCCCGCATCACGCCGTCCGCCGACGCCGCCGACCTCGCGGGCTGCGACGCGGTCATCGAGGCGGTCTTCGAGAACCCGGAGCTCAAGCACAAGGTGTTCCAGGAGGTCCAGGACGTCGTCGCGCCGGACGCGCTCCTGTGCTCCAACACCTCCACGCTGCCGAT harbors:
- a CDS encoding acyl-CoA dehydrogenase family protein codes for the protein MERQIFDAEHDAFRETVRTFLAKEVLPHYEQWESDGIVSRDAWRAAGKQGLLGIAVPEEHGGGGNADFRYAAVLAEEFTRAGAAGLAIGLHNDIIGPYLTGLATAEQRRRWLPGFCDGSLITAIAMTEPGAGSDLQGIRTTAEDRGDHWLLNGSKTFISNGILADLVIVVAKTTPEGGAHGLSLLVVERGTPGFERGRNLDKIGQKAQDTAELFFHDVRVPKENLLGELNGAFVHLMTNLAQERMGIAVAGIAAAEHLLEITKAYVKEREAFGRPLARLQHIRFEIAEMATECAVTRTFLDRCIVDHSNGQLDAVHASMAKWWATELQKRVADRCLQLHGGYGYMTEYRVAKAFTDGRIQTIYGGTTEIMKEIIGRALLD
- a CDS encoding acetyl-CoA C-acetyltransferase, whose product is MSSEAYVYDAIRTPRGRGKANGALHGTKPIDLVTGLMREVTRRLPGLDPAAVDDVVLGVVGPVGDQGSDIARIAAIAAGLPDTVAGVQENRFCASGLEAVNMAAMKVRSGWEDLVLAGGVESMSRVPMASDGGAWFNDPMTNIDTGFVPQGIGADLIATLEGYTRRDVDEYAALSQERAATAWKEGRFAKSVVPVKDRSGLTVLDHDEHMRPGTTADTLAKLKPSFKDIGDLGGFDAVALQKYHWVEKIDHVHHAGNSSGIVDGAALVAIGNKEIGERYGLTPRARVVSVAVSGSEPTIMLTGPAPATRKALAKAGLSIDDIDLVEINEAFAAVVLRFVKDMGLSLDKVNVNGGAIALGHPLGATGAMILGTLVDELERQDKRYGLATLCVGGGMGIATIVERV
- a CDS encoding 3-hydroxyacyl-CoA dehydrogenase NAD-binding domain-containing protein, with product MTTESTTIRWEQDDTGVVTLVLDDPNQSANTMNQAFKDSIAAIADRAEAEKDSIRGIVYTSAKKTFFAGGDLKEMIQVGPENARAAFETGTAIKNSLRRIETLGKPVVAAINGAALGGGYEIALASHHRIALDAPGSKIGLPEVTLGLLPAGGGVTRTVRLMGIADALLKVLLQGTQYSPRRALENGLVHEVAATPEEMLAKARAFVDAHPESQQPWDVPGYRIPGGTPAHPKFAANLPAFPANLKKQLNGAPYPAPRNILAAAVEGSQVDFETALTIEARYFTELVTGQTSKNMIQAFFFDLQAVNSGANRPRGIEPRQVRKAAVLGAGMMGAGIAYSCARAGIEVVLKDVSAEAAAKGKAYSQKLCEKAVARGRTTREKADALLARITPSADAADLAGCDAVIEAVFENPELKHKVFQEVQDVVAPDALLCSNTSTLPITLLAEGVARPADFIGLHFFSPVDKMPLVEIIKGERTGEEALARAFDLVRQINKTPIVVNDSRGFFTSRVIGHFINEGVAMVGEGVEPASVEQAAAQAGYPAKVLSLMDELTLTLPRKIRNESKRAVEEAGGTWPTHPAEAVIDRMVDEFDRPGRSGGKGFYDYGDDGRRTALWPGLREHFTKPGHRIPFRDMQERMLFSEALDTVRLLEEGVLTSVADANIGSIFGIGFPGWTGGVLQYINGYEGGLPGFVARARELAERYGERFAPPALLVAKADSGERFSDA